In Nitrospirota bacterium, a single genomic region encodes these proteins:
- a CDS encoding tetratricopeptide repeat protein, with protein sequence MCVIFCSCSAKNVVQPDQQTLPSKDAYYLFMLGNLAEKDGKWEDAITYYQKALEKDAKSSYIKTQISYVLLKTAKVSEAIVLTEEVVKEDPGYVPALLLLGQLYNSQKRSEEAIRLYEKVLEMQPDNQEAALYTSLLYTSVQQYHKAIGILEKLVEMNPENVMAIYYIGSIHMEKGDNAKAAEYFEKVIALRPGFDSAYLNLGMISEAEDNMQKAEEYYRQVASMNPHNIQARERLAKLYIRLKQTEKAIEQYEEIKLQAMHVDVNFNLGLLYFEDTQYDKAIESFRIVLESNPDNALVRYYLALSLGEIDRDEEAISELKKIILRETKNISAFLYLGFLYSKLEKADEAISVYEEILSFEKEKPEVFLYLASVHMRRNDYAKAESVLRDALSRFENNDDLNFNLAIILEKTKRFEEMVIHLKKAIEINPKHADALNYLGYSYAEKGIHLEEALSLIERALDLKPDNGYIMDSLGWVYFKLGKHDQALGILLRAGEIVKDDPVVMEHIGDVYRVRGFFREAREFWLKAIEVHQKSEDKGLKERVEKKIQELK encoded by the coding sequence ATGTGCGTCATTTTTTGCTCATGTTCAGCAAAGAATGTTGTGCAACCGGATCAGCAAACCCTGCCCTCTAAAGATGCCTACTATCTTTTTATGCTCGGGAATCTTGCAGAAAAAGATGGCAAATGGGAAGATGCCATCACGTATTACCAGAAGGCCCTTGAAAAGGACGCCAAATCCTCATATATAAAAACACAGATCAGCTATGTGCTGCTCAAGACCGCCAAGGTCAGTGAGGCAATCGTACTTACCGAAGAGGTGGTGAAAGAAGATCCCGGATATGTGCCTGCGCTGCTTCTTCTGGGGCAGCTTTACAACAGCCAGAAGAGGTCTGAGGAGGCGATCAGGCTGTATGAAAAGGTTCTTGAAATGCAGCCGGACAATCAGGAGGCCGCACTCTATACGAGCCTGCTGTATACGTCTGTCCAGCAATACCACAAGGCTATCGGTATCCTTGAAAAGCTTGTGGAAATGAATCCGGAAAACGTCATGGCAATCTATTATATTGGATCGATCCATATGGAAAAAGGAGACAATGCGAAGGCTGCGGAATACTTTGAAAAAGTTATTGCGCTCAGACCCGGTTTTGACAGTGCCTATCTGAACCTCGGGATGATCAGCGAGGCTGAAGACAACATGCAGAAGGCAGAAGAATATTACCGGCAGGTTGCCTCAATGAACCCTCACAATATCCAGGCGAGGGAACGACTTGCAAAGCTCTACATAAGGCTGAAACAGACAGAAAAGGCAATCGAGCAGTATGAGGAAATCAAGTTACAGGCAATGCATGTTGATGTGAATTTCAATCTTGGCCTCCTGTATTTTGAAGACACGCAATACGATAAAGCTATTGAGTCATTCAGAATTGTCCTGGAATCCAACCCTGACAATGCGCTCGTCCGGTACTACCTGGCGTTATCTCTGGGAGAGATCGACAGGGACGAAGAAGCGATCTCAGAGTTGAAGAAAATCATTCTCCGTGAGACTAAAAATATCAGTGCGTTTCTCTATCTCGGTTTTTTGTACTCAAAACTTGAAAAAGCTGATGAAGCAATCTCTGTGTATGAGGAAATCCTCAGTTTCGAGAAGGAGAAGCCGGAGGTATTTCTCTACCTGGCAAGCGTACATATGCGCAGGAACGATTATGCAAAGGCGGAGTCGGTGCTGCGGGATGCACTCAGCAGGTTTGAGAATAACGATGACCTGAACTTCAATCTCGCTATTATTCTGGAAAAAACAAAAAGATTTGAAGAAATGGTGATACATCTGAAAAAAGCGATCGAAATCAACCCGAAGCATGCAGATGCACTCAATTACCTGGGGTACAGCTATGCAGAGAAGGGAATACATCTCGAAGAAGCACTCTCTCTTATAGAAAGAGCGCTCGACCTGAAACCCGATAATGGCTATATTATGGATAGCCTCGGGTGGGTATACTTCAAATTAGGCAAACATGACCAGGCCCTGGGTATCCTTCTGAGAGCGGGCGAGATCGTGAAGGATGATCCTGTAGTGATGGAACATATCGGTGATGTCTACCGGGTGCGGGGATTCTTCAGGGAAGCCAGGGAGTTCTGGCTGAAAGCCATTGAAGTACATCAAAAGAGTGAAGATAAAGGGCTCAAAGAGCGAGTCGAGAAAAAGATTCAGGAATTGAAATGA
- the ispE gene encoding 4-(cytidine 5'-diphospho)-2-C-methyl-D-erythritol kinase, with the protein MKTPLAAPRAPFSLRAPAKINWFLQIVGQRDDGYHNISSLMQCISLYDSLRFEHSDSLQIKSDLDIPPADNLVHKAASLLKKLASCRKGARIALRKRIPVSAGLGGGSSDAASTLTGLNILWGLNLTDIELSAIGAQIGSDVPFFFHCPLALVEGRGETVTPLRADSSAILLLIKPGVSVSTKWAYELYDASGFDQLTKKPIDIKLFCQAMERQDYAFLGEMRENNLEEVVADNHQIIREIKLKLTEQGAVISAMSGSGPTVFGVFKSRTMAERAAQAMKPEKGLIVTTLPSVEWKKRAVKSRKT; encoded by the coding sequence ATGAAAACTCCGCTCGCTGCTCCTCGGGCGCCGTTTTCTCTGCGAGCACCAGCCAAGATCAACTGGTTTCTGCAAATCGTCGGACAGAGAGATGACGGCTATCATAATATTTCAAGCCTCATGCAATGCATCAGCCTCTATGACAGTCTGAGATTTGAACACTCGGATTCCCTGCAGATCAAAAGCGATCTGGATATCCCGCCAGCCGATAACCTGGTGCATAAGGCAGCTTCTCTCCTGAAAAAACTCGCCTCATGCAGAAAAGGTGCAAGGATTGCGTTGAGGAAGCGCATACCGGTAAGTGCCGGACTTGGGGGCGGCAGCAGCGATGCAGCTTCAACACTGACGGGGCTTAACATACTCTGGGGCCTTAATCTGACTGACATCGAATTAAGTGCAATAGGTGCACAGATAGGTTCTGACGTGCCGTTTTTTTTTCATTGCCCGCTTGCGCTTGTTGAAGGAAGGGGAGAAACCGTAACCCCGCTTCGTGCTGATTCATCTGCCATACTGCTCCTCATAAAGCCAGGGGTATCGGTATCAACAAAATGGGCGTATGAATTGTATGACGCGTCCGGATTTGACCAGTTGACAAAAAAACCCATTGATATTAAACTGTTCTGTCAAGCTATGGAAAGGCAGGATTATGCCTTTCTTGGCGAAATGCGCGAAAACAATCTTGAAGAGGTGGTAGCAGACAACCATCAGATCATCAGGGAAATAAAGCTGAAACTGACAGAGCAGGGGGCTGTGATTTCTGCAATGAGCGGCAGCGGACCTACGGTATTCGGAGTTTTTAAAAGCAGGACAATGGCGGAAAGGGCTGCTCAGGCAATGAAACCCGAGAAGGGCCTGATTGTTACGACGCTCCCGTCAGTTGAATGGAAGAAGCGAGCAGTTAAAAGCAGGAAAACATAA
- a CDS encoding ribose-phosphate pyrophosphokinase has protein sequence MPEGIKFFTGNAHRELAREIADYLQIPVGDATVTKFSDGEIMVHIHENVRGSDVFILQPTCMPVNRHIMEILLMVDALKRASARRITAVIPYYAYARQDRKVQPRVPISAKLVADLITAAGTNRILTMDLHAAQIQGFFDIPVDNLYASPVLLEYVREKYDSNNLVIVSPDAGGVERARSFAKMLQCSIAIIDKRREAANISQIMNVIGDVTRKDTIILDDMVDTGGTTIQAATALKEKGAKRVIAACTHAVLSGNAIEKVNASVLEELIVTNTIPLNSKTEKCKKLTVLSIASLIGEAIRRIHEESSISSLFG, from the coding sequence ATGCCTGAGGGGATCAAGTTTTTTACCGGAAATGCGCACAGGGAGCTTGCAAGGGAGATCGCGGATTATCTGCAGATACCGGTGGGAGATGCAACAGTAACGAAATTCAGTGACGGTGAGATCATGGTGCATATCCATGAAAATGTGAGGGGCAGCGATGTCTTTATCCTTCAGCCGACCTGCATGCCGGTAAACCGCCATATTATGGAGATACTGCTGATGGTTGATGCGCTGAAAAGGGCCTCAGCAAGAAGGATTACCGCGGTGATCCCCTATTATGCATATGCACGACAGGACAGGAAAGTCCAGCCGAGGGTTCCGATATCCGCAAAACTGGTTGCGGATCTGATCACCGCTGCCGGAACGAACAGGATCCTCACCATGGATCTGCATGCTGCCCAGATTCAGGGGTTTTTTGATATACCGGTGGATAATTTATATGCTTCACCGGTCCTGCTGGAATATGTCAGGGAGAAATATGACTCAAACAACCTTGTCATCGTCTCACCCGACGCAGGAGGGGTTGAACGAGCAAGATCATTTGCAAAGATGCTTCAATGTTCCATCGCAATTATCGATAAAAGGCGTGAGGCCGCAAATATTTCGCAGATAATGAACGTGATCGGTGATGTGACGAGAAAAGACACCATCATTCTCGATGATATGGTCGACACAGGAGGAACGACAATCCAGGCTGCGACTGCCCTGAAAGAGAAGGGTGCAAAGAGGGTTATCGCTGCATGCACGCATGCGGTGCTCTCCGGTAACGCTATTGAAAAAGTCAATGCGTCAGTGCTTGAGGAACTCATTGTCACTAATACCATACCCCTCAACAGCAAGACAGAAAAGTGCAAAAAACTGACCGTTTTGAGCATCGCTTCCCTGATCGGAGAAGCGATCAGAAGAATTCATGAAGAATCTTCAATCAGCTCATTATTCGGATAG
- a CDS encoding 50S ribosomal protein L25 — translation MERITLNAEKREETGKGAARSLRRQEMIPAVLYRGGGAIPIKVSKREIVNFINVSAGQQAMINLQFKDGENRLALMKEFQVDPTKRELLHADFFEVSLTEKVKVYVHIVTTGEPVGVKRDGGLLQHVLREIEVECFPDKIPGQVKFDISGLEIGQSFHVSDLNLGEDIRILTDSDEVIANILAPAVEVAPAEEAEVAAPEAAAEPEVIKKGKKEEEEESK, via the coding sequence ATGGAAAGGATAACGCTTAACGCAGAAAAGAGGGAGGAAACCGGAAAAGGGGCAGCTCGCTCGCTGAGGAGGCAGGAGATGATCCCGGCGGTTCTCTATAGAGGAGGTGGGGCGATCCCGATAAAGGTTTCGAAGAGGGAGATCGTCAATTTCATTAACGTGTCGGCAGGACAGCAGGCAATGATAAACCTGCAGTTCAAGGACGGGGAAAACAGGCTTGCACTCATGAAGGAATTCCAGGTTGACCCGACAAAGAGAGAACTCTTGCATGCAGATTTTTTTGAGGTTTCACTCACAGAGAAGGTGAAAGTATATGTGCATATAGTAACCACCGGAGAGCCTGTGGGCGTAAAAAGAGACGGTGGCCTGTTGCAGCATGTTCTCCGGGAGATAGAGGTTGAATGTTTTCCCGACAAAATACCCGGACAGGTCAAATTTGATATCTCGGGGCTCGAAATCGGCCAGTCTTTCCACGTGAGCGATTTGAATCTGGGAGAAGATATAAGAATTCTGACTGACTCTGATGAAGTCATAGCCAATATACTTGCTCCTGCAGTTGAAGTAGCCCCTGCAGAGGAAGCTGAGGTTGCGGCCCCTGAAGCAGCAGCCGAGCCTGAAGTTATCAAGAAAGGCAAGAAGGAAGAGGAGGAAGAAAGTAAATAG
- the pth gene encoding aminoacyl-tRNA hydrolase, whose product MWLIAGLGNPGRKYARTRHNVGFMTIREIADRHGIELSEKKGYAIGRGSIEGHDILLLEPLLFMNMSGIIVHQISRKFNILPEKLIIIHDDLDMVTGRLRIRRMGSSGGHKGVDSVIQYTGTKAFIRIKIGIGREKEEPAEEYVLKKFSRRETSLIREAIQRAADAIVITVSEGVDKAMNRFN is encoded by the coding sequence ATGTGGCTTATCGCAGGTCTCGGGAATCCGGGCAGAAAGTATGCGCGAACAAGGCACAATGTCGGTTTCATGACAATCAGGGAAATTGCTGACAGACATGGGATTGAACTTTCGGAAAAAAAAGGATACGCAATCGGAAGGGGTTCCATAGAAGGACATGATATTCTTCTCTTGGAACCCCTTCTTTTTATGAACATGAGCGGTATAATCGTGCATCAGATCAGCAGGAAATTCAATATCCTGCCGGAAAAGCTCATTATTATTCACGACGACCTTGATATGGTAACAGGAAGACTGCGCATCAGGAGAATGGGTTCATCAGGCGGGCACAAAGGCGTTGATTCTGTAATACAGTACACAGGCACGAAAGCATTCATAAGGATAAAAATCGGCATAGGAAGGGAAAAGGAAGAACCGGCTGAAGAGTATGTCCTGAAAAAATTCAGCAGACGGGAAACAAGCCTTATCAGAGAGGCGATACAAAGGGCTGCGGATGCGATTGTCATCACCGTTTCTGAGGGAGTGGATAAGGCAATGAACAGGTTTAATTGA